In one window of Prionailurus bengalensis isolate Pbe53 chromosome B3, Fcat_Pben_1.1_paternal_pri, whole genome shotgun sequence DNA:
- the LOC122467690 gene encoding ribonuclease pancreatic-like: MSPPGGEDHLSLASGRTVYVSVSLLGKLCRGRDIFLEDPKGDCEPRRPQVGAGVLFLRQCFLSSLPFLARLSQGSETTMAQKRFCIWFPFLVLVLLALGYVQPSLGKESRAMKFQRQHMDSNPTNYGPNYCNEMMRRRQMTDGRCKPVNTFVHEPLADVQDVCLQGNVTCKNGQPNCHQSVSKMNITDCHLRRGSRYPRCTYETTQEDKYIIVACEGDPYVPVHFDDSV, from the coding sequence ATGTCACCACCCGGAGGGGAAGACCACCTCTCTCTAGCTAGTGGGAGAACAGTGTATGTGAGTGTGTCGTTACTTGGAAAATTGTGCAGAGGGAGGGATATTTTTCTGGAGGACCCAAAGGGAGACTGTGAGCCAAGGAGGCCACAGGTAGGAGCTGGGGTTCTCTTTCTCAGGCagtgctttctctcttctctccctttcctagCTAGGCTCTCCCAGGGAAGTGAGACCACCATGGCTCAGAAAAGGTTCTGCATCTGGTTCCCATTTCTGGTCCTGGTGCTGCTGGCGCTGGGGTACGTCCAGCCTTCTCTGGGCAAGGAATCCCGGGCCATGAAGTTCCAGCGGCAGCACATGGACTCAAACCCCACCAACTACGGCCCCAACTACTGCAATGAAATGATGAGGCGCCGGCAAATGACAGATGGACGGTGCAAGCCAGTGAACACCTTTGTACATGAGCCTCTGGCAGATGTCCAGGACGTCTGCCTCCAGGGAAATGTCACCTGCAAGAATGGGCAGCCCAACTGCCACCAGAGTGTCTCAAAGATGAATATCACCGACTGCCACCTGAGGCGTGGCTCCAGATACCCCAGATGTACATATGAGACCACCCAGGAAGATAAATACATCATCGTGGCCTGTGAGGGGGACCCGTACGTGCCAGTCCACTTTGATGATTCTGTTTAG